Part of the Lolium rigidum isolate FL_2022 chromosome 6, APGP_CSIRO_Lrig_0.1, whole genome shotgun sequence genome, TCGAAAAGAAATTGAGTGGAAttttggtgttttgcaagctagatttgcaataGTCCGAGGTCTAAACCGATTTTGGGATATGAGTACCCTCAAGAACATCATGACCACTTGTATGATTCTACACAatatgctcatagaggatgagagGGGTTTGAACTTATCATTTTTCTTTCATAATATTGGCACATAGGTCAAACCTGCTAGAAATCCATACTGTTGCGGCATACTTAAAATATACTGTCATATTGAGAATGATAAATCAGCAGAACAACTTCAACAAGATCTCACTCAACACCATTGGCAGAGGCACACCAACTAGGATTTATTTGTATTTCCAACCATCTATTATTTGTTGAATTGTTCTTGTATCATTTGATTTATATTGTCTCTAAAACATTTCTTGTAATTTGGATTATTGTTCGTATTGTATGACAATAAATATTTGCTTAAATTCAAATTATTGTTGATTTTGATATTTAAACCCTATGTTGCCGTTTTGTTTGCGAGCTGAAAAAATATCGAATATGTTGTTATACAAGCCACGTTTAGACTGTGCAATGTTTTTTCAGCCCGGAAAAACACGTTTAGGGTAGCCTAGAAACGCTTATttgggatctagggtttaggtagcCTAGAAACGCTTATTTGGGATCTAGGGTGTCTGCTAGAGATGCCTAAGTCACTGAGCCTCAATCACTGATGTTGAATGGCATTTCAGACTTGAAGGGTCCTGTCCATTTTCCGATAGTTAGGGGGTGTATATATCGATAGTTACTGGACGTCATGGACAAGGGTTCCTGTCCATGACATACTACTTTAATTTTTATTCAATTGTTACTGTGTCGTTTGGTGGTCCATCACTGGAATCAAACATGTTGTGTAACCGTCAATTTTATAAGAGTAAATGTTTGCTCTAGAGAAAACAATCAGTAGGAATGGTGGAATAGACGAGCCATCACCCAACAGACGAGATTACAACCATAAAACACTTcgcgaagcaaaaaaaaaaaaaaaaaaaaaaaaaaaaacttagcaaAATATACAGGTAACAAAATGTAACTAGTAACTGAACTAGGAAATTTTGTGCTAATATAAAACCCTGTACAGCCAACCAAATGGAAATTTTCTTTCGACAGGCCACAACACACCCCTCCACGTACATGTCAAAATAACAATTACTCAGCACAGCACCCCCTCATAGCCGGTTCTACATCTGTATCACTAGTTCACTACAGGTCAAAAGCACACCATGATCATGGACTGAACCGCCAATTCATCGGCTGGGTGTGGATAGATTAAGACGGTGTCGTTGGCCATCCATTTCAAGGAACTGTCAGATCAATCAGAGCTGAGGATACATCACGTTGAAGTAGTGAATATATCACCATCTTTAGTTGTAGATCTTCACCGGCTTTTCAAAAGAATGACGGTTCTGCAATTGTTTAGATCTACTTGAGAATACACCAACTGTTAACAACCTTTATGTGTTCGCAGTCTTTATTGTTAATACCTGACTGGCCAGGTATGCTCTTTTTGTGGACATGTCTGAGTGCTCCAGTCCTAGGGAATGCTCCCATGCTCCATAAATATTTTTCTATTTGAGGAAACACAAGCAAGGAAAATGAGAATATATATTTCTGCTGTCGAACACAAACGAAAATGTAATCTACCTGGAATCGGCTCAATACAATGTCCGTGTCCTCGAGGTATTCCTGGCGATTGTAGCCAATATAAGCAAATTTCCACTGAAACAAACCAACATAACATCAGATACCATCCAACAAGATGCAAGGAAACATAAAAAAGAACACCAACAAAAGTGTAAAACTGGAAACACCAAATATTCCTCCAATTGAAACCAAGATGTGCATATTTCTACATATTTAGGTAGGGGAGAACTACAATGCAAATAATGTATTCAAAAGACGTTGACTCTAAGCACTATCCACATTGATTTTCAGATGATATAACACTGACAGAATAAAGGAATATTCACaacagtaaaaggtgaagaagttGACCATATATACGAAATAAAAGGTTGAGACCACACCTTGAGGAACTGCTCGTCAGGGACCTGAAATTTCTTCTGAATGCGCACTTTGATGTCAGACAAAGCCTCGCCATCATGAATAAGGAAGAAAAAGGGATCTCCATAGTATTGCATGTGCTGCAAAGATGGCAATAACTGTTTCAATGACAACAAATGAAGCATTATTGCTTCTCAAAATGTGTGCAAAAAGACCAAGATACAGAACTATAAAGAAGGCTGGAAATGTCACAGTAAGCACCATAGATGTCGAACCTGTCTCTATTTCCTTCTATTATGTTTGAACGAGATGATTTTGGAAATCACCATCATTTGATGGTCTAAAGGTACACCAAATGTTTATATCAACATTCTAAACCCTGTATGACGTGACAATACATCCCGCCAGTTTCTTAGGCTTATAAAAGAAGATGACTTTTGAGATATTATACGCATAAACCCGAAGCTAGCACTTTCAAGAAACCAAGGATATGCAAGTTGAAACTAGCACATCAAAGCACTATCATGTTGCTCCTCAATAGACAACATCTTCTCAACCATGTTAACCACAAATTGCCAGTACTTCTAGAAAATGGATCTGTTGGATTCAAAACCATATATGGCATCCATAACCATAAATACAACTGTGAAGCTTTAGGACCGAAAAGAAGAATTAAAAACAATGATACCTGATTATCTTTGAAGAAGTGAATAACATGAACCAAACGGTCGCGTGGACCagcatttttctcttcttcaggAATCTGACAACAGAAAAGGAATTAGGATGTGCTTAAGAGGCATGAGATGGCGATGAACCAAGTATCAGGGTGCATACCTCCTCAACATGAAGAGGTCCGTTTAAATCATTAATTGAATCTATTTTCTCAGCAGGCTGGTATACCTGAAAAATAAGGCAAATGACTGATAATGAATACAAAGGTCATCTGGATTATTGAGTTATGTACATCATCTTAAGGAGACTGGATTCGTAAAAGAGAAATACAACTTTGAAGTACTccatccgtcccaaaatataaggctcgCTTTTTTCAGAGTCTTTGATGCACAACTTTGGCCACTAATATACACTGAATTATATGGATTGATGTATAAATGGTACTCCCTCTATCCCCGTTTATAGGTCTTGCGTGCATCCCTGGATCGTAAATTTGAACAACGTAATACAAGGTATACATTACAaaacatatatcattagaaaattcaGATGTTCTACTttgtaatgatataatttttattttgtataaTTTCTATTATATTGGTCAAATTGACGATCTAGGGATGCGTGCAGGCCCTATAAaccgggacagagggagtatcgtTGAACCATTAACTGAATCTAATGTTTCATATATATTTATAAAAAAATTGGACATATAAGtacaaataatactccctccgtgccGGTTTATTGGACTGACACGTAGTCCAAAAAAAAAGTTGACTATAAATCTggtcaaaaaaatatgaattatatgtcacaaaaattataccattggattcacaTTCAAAAGTTGCTTCCAATGGTATGatttttgtgacatataatttatatttcgtTGACCAAATTTATGGTCAAACTCATTTCTTGGATTACGTGTTGGCCTAATAAACTGATACGGAGGGAGTAGTCAAAGTTGTAAGATATTTACCAGCGGAATTTAAGGGCTCGAAGGGGGTAAAAATGTAATCATGCCAAGAACATTTGTACTTTCCTTTTAGATAGCCAAAACCGCGTAATTTATGCATGGATATATCCGTGGTTGCTACTTACACTTAATTTATTTATATTGCACATAATTTGCTACAAAAAACTTGGAGGTTGTAGCCTCAACATGAAGTAATAAAGTACCACCCAGGCCAAGATTGGTGCTCTGCCTTCCTAGTTCCTGTCTGAACTAGTGACTATCACAGTCAGCAATCCTGGTtgtcaaactttacaaagtttgactttgactaaacccagAATGTGAGGTAATTGTGAATGAATGGAGTATATTTAATGGTCAATATATTGATACAGATTTTGCATTCTAGATGTTCATATTTTTGTCtataatcttggtcaaacataaagaacatgacttttgactaaatttataccAATCAAAAACATAAATAACGCTATAAGTTGACTTTCATGATAATTCAACTAATCATGGTATGGGTTGAATTTCATGATAATACAACTTTCCTGTTTCCAAAACaagctttcagaaacaatagaccaCAGAAATCTAGAGTCAGGAGAAAGATAATTACGATAGCGAAATAGAGCTATTTAAGTACCttcattatcttgttattgaagacCTGAAATAACCGGAGTTCGGCATCACTTCTAGACAGCTCAACCTGACAAAGGGAAGAACAGAAGAATTCAGAATCAGATAGGCAGCACACAAAAAGCTGAAAGAAAATTAACAGCTTTTACAAGTGAATTTACCTTCGATTTTAAATCTTCAGACAGATCTGAAAAAGTGTTGCCTTTAGGCAACCGTGCAACGTGAAACTGCACCTGGTAAACAAAGGGTTACCGCAGGACATGTCCAGAAATGTAAAAGCAAATGCAAGCACAAAATTTCGTGCAAACTACCTCGCTGCTTGTAGCATGGTGAAAAGCAACTCTCAATATTTTCAGGCCTTGCAGCTCTGGTAAAGGAATGTCCAGTATCTCATAATATAATATGTCAGACATCTGCGAGATTAAAGGAAGCTCAAGTAATCCCATGTAATACAAGCTAGTAAACAGGAACACATGAAAAACGGTGCCTAACCTGATTCATGTGATGTAACATGTCCGAAAGATGATCAAGACCTCTGTACTTGATGTACTGAGGTTTCGGTTGCTGTGAATAGGGGTTGTGCTGTGTAAGGCGGAGTTTTGAAGGATCGTCCAGACCAAGATGATGAGCAACTttctcaacaacatcatcatatgTGGAACGTTTTGACCTTTACAAGTAGGAAAGTAGAAGTCGTTATCAGTACTCTTTTACGTAAGAAAACGGTCAATGTGTTAAAGCAAGGCTCAAAGATTCCCAGCACATACAGCTCCAGAGAGAAGTCGTCTTCTTTTGGCTTATCAAGCAATCTGAAATGCACAACCTATAAACAGCAGGAATCAGTTTTTCAGAAAAGGCAGCATTCAGGTAGAGGAGATCATCAGACCACAATATCTATGTAAGATTAAAAAAGGTGAAGCTGCCGCAAGTATAAACAAATATAGACAAAATTCACTCGAATGAAGGAACATCAAACATCAGGATAGCACACAAATATTACCCTCCATTACTATATGATATTAATACAAGTGAGACAAAAATTGAGTATCAACAAGAAAACAAAGTAAAACAGAAAATTAAAATAGCATAAAATAGAATGTCAACAAGCAAAAACTGATGCAAAGTCCGCGTTGGTGAACTGATGGCATGTATCAGAACATCAGGAAAATCTATTACCACAAAGAGCCACTGTCAATTCAAGATCAACCTCAGAATTATAACCTGTATAGGTAGGAAAAAGAATATATGGCTTTCACGAAATTATGGCATGTAAGATTCTCCTATTATGAATTGAGCACAATACTTTGACAACTCCGTATTACGAACTTTGAGCTCATTTAGTAGGCTTTAACTCAACAGAGTGATTTCAAAATTTGATTTTACTTCTCACAAGTAAATTAGCAATCAAACCATAACATACATCCAAGTAAATTCGACTTTGCACAGTCATGGTCAATAACTTTTCTCACACACCAGTATCATCAAGATGAAAGAAAAGCATAAGGCTAAAATTGTAGCACTAAAGAAAAGCATAAGGCTAAAATTGTAGCACTAGCTCCATGAACCAGCATGGATTGTGTCTTTAAACATTTTCAACACAACCAAAAACACCACGTAACAATCGTTTCTCCACAAATAGATCATGCCAACTGTCTAACCAACAATAGAAAAAAAATATGTTTGGTGTCCCAAGCATGATCTATGAACCATTAAAGCAAGGCAGGGTATTGCAAAGAAAAATATGTCCAAGAACATACTCTCATCCAGACAAATTACCTGTCTATTTTGGATATATTCAAAGAAAGATGGCACATTGGGATGCCGATGTTGGTCCATACTATCTGGAGAGCAACGTTTTTGGTAGCATATTATGTCACCATCTGAAATCTGAAAGCAGCACCAAACATGACATAAGTAAGACACACATAAtgattaatactccctccgtccataaataagtgaCAGAGGGAGTATAACATTAAGACAAACCTGGCTCAACTTGAAGGAAACATCAACGTCAACTGGTTCGCACATCACAGTTGGCTCAAATTTTATTTCCTACAAAGGTACAAGTAAAATGTTATCATGCTAAGAAAACTTGTTTTAAAGGGAAAGAGTCGACTATGATTCGAATGACCTCAAGACCAACCTCATACAGCTCAATATCTTCATCAGGCTGAAATCCAGCTATCTCATTCAACTTTTGCACTATATCAGATGGCTTACTTGATGCTTTCAGGAAAAGACTTCCAACATATCTGTTTACAATCACAGGGAAAACATCCAGTCAGGCCCAGTGTTGTCATACACTTACACAAAGAATAATAATACTCCAAGCCGGATAACGAAACAACCTTAGTTCTTCTTTGTCAGGATCATAGAGCTTGAAGAAAAGTAAAATATCATCCTTTGTCTTCAATGGAAGAGTCAAATGATTTTCCTGTATGTGTCACAAGCAAATGTTAGATGGTACACTAGTAAACAAGAGCAACAGCTAGACATGGTGGCCCACATCAGTTGGGCATACAAATCATATATAAGAAACAGACTGAGCAAATAAAAAGCAGTTCAGAATATCAACCTGTACTATTTCCAAGTACAACCTTAGTTCAGAATCTTGCAATCGAGTAGTTGTATCTTTAAGATGTCCAACCTATCAAAACTGAATTAATTAATTTTGAATCAAAAAAAGTGATAGTGATACATATAATAAATAGAACACAGTGTTCACGAAGGTGCCAGTCAGGCAGAAAAACTAGTACTCCCTCCtatccaaattaattgattcaactttgccTACATACAGATGTATAGATGTGTTTGTTAACgagatacatatgtatctagacaaacttgagtcaactaatatgaatcagagggagtacaatTATGTGGGCCTAGAGAAGGTTAGCCAGTCGCAAAAGCAGGGTGAATTGGCAAGGTGGGCGAGGTGGGAAACACATGGCTTGATATGATATAAAAAAATGTGAACATTCGAAACACAAAACTACAAGGCGACACATTTAATGTGGTGGCAACAAGACATGGTTCATTGTTTGCAGTAGCTCTTACATCTAAATTTGAAGATTTAATTTGGGTCCACTCAGTCATTTCGACTTTGCCTTAGGTAATAGTGTCGAGTGAGAGAGAGTCAGTGAGATAATGGTACAAAGCTACCAAGGGCAATTTGTTGGCACCAAAGGTGTATTGGTACTTCTGCATGTTGTATAGTAGTACCCAGGTATGCATATGTCAATATTCACTTACAGTATTTGCTTCCTCATGTTGATTCAATGGCCTACTGGGCCTGAAGGTATGATTCTGCCGCTTAGCCCACAACCAAAATCTCTGGGAGTGTGCAGGGATACGAAATTCTTTTGACAACTCCTCCTGTCAAGTAAAAATCATTAAATCAAAACACCATATTGGCATTGTAAATATTAAAATAAAATTAGGTAACAATCAGAAAGTGCGTCACAGAAATGTGATTGTTGCAACCAAAGTCCAGTGAACAATTTTGTCCAAATTAATAGTGCAGGTTTGAGTCCAGTGATGCATCCAGAGAAATAACTTTATCTAGCCCATTATACACTCTTCAAGACTTATTATATGCTAAAAATTAGTAAAGTCCAAATTTCATTGCAGACCAAGAGTGGATTTGCCTATGAGCACTGATGCCTAATATAAACACCGCCCAACATTCTCTTAGAATCGTGCAATTGTAGTATATGGTGCTGATATTCAAGGTTAAAAATGAACTAGGTGGTAGGCTGGTGTTTTGTGGTGGCCTAGCGCCTAGGCCACCGCCATGAGCACCAGCAGCAGTTGTTGCCTGGAGAGCTCATATGGGAGGAATCTGGCTGTGTGAAAGGCCACACAAACAGAAAAggggaagagaagaaatggtcatcAGCCCCATTGGCCCAAGAAGCTGTTACTTCGGTTTGGTTAGGATGCACATCCACCCACTATATGCAGCCGGCATCAACCGCCAAAGCAACCACAAGGTCCACGACTGCATGAGCTATAGAAGCCGACCAAGACCAACAACCACACTTTCTCGTCTCAACACAGCCGCTGAGTGTTCTGTACCGCCACACTTCTGCTCTCCtcccccctctccctctcttcttgaCAGTGAGGTAGATTCCTCACCAGAAAACCTAAACATGCCGCCTAGACCACAGTTTTCTTTCTTACAATAGGCCTACATTTGTCAACATAACCATGGTATGAAAAGGTGCCTCTTAGACATGAGGCAGCAGCCAAATGCCTATTGTAAGAAAGAAAACTGTGGTCTAGGCGGCATGTTTAGGTTTTCTGGTGAGGAATCTACTTTCCCACATGGCCAATCCATCTAATATACCAGGAAATATAGAGTAATATGCTACCTATGTATGGACATAAAAACTTTGTTGCAACATGACTACAATGCATTTGCCTTTCCTGGTCCCACTAATAGTGCATTTGCCTTTTCCTGGTGCAAATTTTAGCCACtagaaaaaaccaaaaataaCTAAGTAGGATTTAGGTGCGATCCCATTTGACACCTTATGTCTGTGCATCAAGGACAATTTAAAGAGGCATCACAAATAACAGAAAGTAAATCACAGCAACTCCTCAGCTGGCAGTCATGACTATATCAATGCTATTAGAGGGGAAAAGAAGCACATGTATTTGTTTACAAAATATCTTTATCTATCATCCTTGTTAATATCCAGCAACAAGGCTATCCAGTGAGAATAATTACCTTGACCTGGTTAATTGTCATGTCTTTAGATACACGGAAACTATGAATCTTTTCATAATCCACGAGATCAAAAATCACGTGTCTCCCAATTTGCTCTGCCAAATCTAAATCTCTGGCGACCTGGGTGACAATTCAAATGAAGAACCAACTGAGAAGAGCAACCAGAAGGACGAACAATCCCAGTCAAATAACACAATAAAGGCAAACCTTTAATGCGGTGAACATGTGAGCCTCAGctttctcctttttcttgttCTCCTTATCTTCGTTTTCTTTTCTTAGCCTAGTCTGGGAGAATTTTATATGGCATTGATATAAACTATATGATATCAAAAGgtgaaaacaaaaacagaaaataatacTACCTTAAGGTGTTCAGATATGTCTGTCTCATCCAAATCACAAATAATTTTCTCTTTGTCACTTTCACGTACGTACACAAGCATGTAAGCATTTGAGTACTTGGTAAATCTAAGTGGGTTTGTATTCAGTCCGGGATTAGTATGGGGGAGCTGTAACCAAGAAATAAAAATTATTGAGAAAAAAATATAGCAAAGGTCAACCTGAGAATTTTCAATGTTTCCAAATGAATATTACCTCTTCCTCACCACCATACTGCTCCTCTAACGCCCGATTCATGTCTTCTTTTGTCACACGTTCATCGTCAAACTTGTACCTAAATAACAACTTTGCAAAGTCAATAAATTGGAAACAGTCCTCCTGTAAATTTCCAATGTACTGCTGAAAGGTGTTATAGTTGAGAGTGTTAAGAGCGCTGCGCACCAAACTTAAGATTGTTACATAAACCTTTTGGTACAAAATACTAACAAAGGGTCGCTAGGTCTACATTGTCATGACACTTTGAGTTCCACAATCAAATGCCTCCTTTTCAATATGCTATCAGAATTAATGATAAAACTGAATAACACTTAGGCCACATGTTTCATGGTGATATAAGTTCCACAGACCACTAGAAGCATGTCAAATCTGAGCTGCAATATAAAATTCAGGGTATCGTGACTAGGTATTAATGTAGATCATATCATTTTCACTCGAATCATCTTATCACATGAGGATTAAAAATATTAACTTAATGTCAAATAACGATCTCCTACAAGTCTGCATATAGGAAACGATCTACTACTTAGAAGTGAACTATACCATTGATTAGAAAGGGTTGGGCGAATAAAGGCGTAGTAGTGTCCACCATTAACTCCACCACTGTGAACTAGTACACTGCATTCAACAGAAGTCAACTGGTTCAACATCAACAAGAAAAGTACAAGTCCACATCTAGCCAGTACAGGCTAAAGCTGCAATGCTTCCACCCGCCCATaaattggaggcactgcaaatgCATGTtaatattacaaaaaaaaaagtatttgtACCATGTTAATTCATTGCATTTTACAAAAAAAGGGATGAATAACGAAGAATAACAATGGGCAGCATGTGAACAATGTAACCAGTACAGAAAATAAATTGGGCATAATTAATATTTTCAGTATGTAAGATTTAACTGGTTATGACTTTAAGCACCTATGAGACACTACAAATGGCATAACGAAACATAATGCACAAAAGGAACTTATTGAACTATTACCTGTGAAGAGTATAGAGGTTGCGCACACTCTTATCAGCTTCCGGGGAGAGATATTTCCTGTTATCTCTATCAAGGTCCAACTGGAGTGGGAACTCATAACGGTCGTTTATCTACATTGTTGGAATAATTTAATGTAAAAGCTGTAACAAAACTAATAACATATGTATGAGAAAGTACTTGCAATGAACATATAGTTGCTCACCCAACCTtcagaaaccctagtttttaaaTTCTAATCAAGGAACTTTCAAGTCACTGACAGACTATTGATCACTAATACTGAAGAGCGAACTCCAACTTATGAATATATGTAGTTTAATTACAGATATGACACTAGCATATGCTCAAAGATTGGCTCATAAGCATCCAATTGTACAAAACATACACATCTTTtgaaattctttattttcttGATATAAGTGGAATCGCTGATTTCTGGAAAAACAAATAATGCTGCGCTGGTAATGGCAAGTAAAGAACAACAATTCCACAAACACTGCACAGAACAGTTTCAGTCGCACTCAAAGTCAAATGGAATCGAATGAAATGATCAGAGTTGCACATATGACATGAAGCGAATGATGCACACCAATTCATACAATCATTGATTGGACAACCTTGCAATTCCAGTTTCTCCATATCCTTATGCATGGGACTGCATCTTAACAATGCAGTCCAGGGCATATGTAGATACTGTTACATTCTTCTTTCTGTGATACTAACCACCAAAATGAAAGAATAATAAAGTAACCTACAAAGATGATGAAGGAAGTGTTGAATCCAGACCTTAACCATGGTATCCCGCGTAAAATCATATTCAAACCGCTTTAGCTGAAGCTGCAAAACTGGAGGGAAATCAGTAAAAAGCATCCCTTTCTTGGCATCCTGAAAAAAGTGGACAAAtaaataaattaaataaaaacaaaTCAAACATGAAGTATTTATGTTCAAATAATATCTGATTATATTGCATTTCATCAAAGCCATTCTCCTGATAATACTGAATAAGCCAACACTAATTCCAATCATATCAAAATTAAATATGTGTATAACTGTACACTATCTCGTACGGTCAGCATTGACGacccaatcatcatcaaaaaaaatcaaagaaaggcCTGGCAACCATCAAAATTTAGATTCAACCATGTCCAGCAGGATCGAGGAGGACCTGGACAGGTGAGCATGAGCTGTTTACATATTGTTAGATAATCTGAGATTGGCTTTGCCACAGCTATTGGGCAATATGAATCTCAAGAACTTTCTAGCACAATTAAGGAAAGCATTCTATTTCTAATTCAAAACCTGGACAGGTGAGCATGAACTGTTTACATATTGTTCAGCTTGAGACGATCTGAAATCGGCTTTTCCACAGCTGTTGG contains:
- the LOC124667173 gene encoding ubiquitin C-terminal hydrolase 13-like isoform X2 gives rise to the protein MTMVTPLAPEPPPQDPDEEMLVPQQEVFEGPQPMEESVSTVDQENLPDTSTSRFTWKIDSISKHNGGKLHSDVFVVGGYSWRVLVFPTGNNVNQLSMYLDVADAKSLPTGWSRNAQFSLAVINQLDSKHSSRKEATHTFNSRESDWGFTSFMPLMDLYDPSKGYIVNDQCIIEAEVAVRRMTDYWNYDSKKETGYVGLKNQGATCYMNSLLQTLYHIHFFRKAVYHMPTADTPPGSIPLALQSLFYKLQHGDSSISTKELTKSFGWNTYDSFMQHDVQELNRVLCEKLEDKMKGTIVDGTIQKLFEGHHMNYIECINVDYKSTRKESFYDLALDVKGCSDVYASFDKYVAVEMLEGDNKYQSEKHGLQDAKKGMLFTDFPPVLQLQLKRFEYDFTRDTMVKINDRYEFPLQLDLDRDNRKYLSPEADKSVRNLYTLHSVLVHSGGVNGGHYYAFIRPTLSNQWYKFDDERVTKEDMNRALEEQYGGEEELPHTNPGLNTNPLRFTKYSNAYMLVYVRESDKEKIICDLDETDISEHLKTRLRKENEDKENKKKEKAEAHMFTALKVARDLDLAEQIGRHVIFDLVDYEKIHSFRVSKDMTINQVKEELSKEFRIPAHSQRFWLWAKRQNHTFRPSRPLNQHEEANTVGHLKDTTTRLQDSELRLYLEIVQENHLTLPLKTKDDILLFFKLYDPDKEELRYVGSLFLKASSKPSDIVQKLNEIAGFQPDEDIELYEEIKFEPTVMCEPVDVDVSFKLSQISDGDIICYQKRCSPDSMDQHRHPNVPSFFEYIQNRQVVHFRLLDKPKEDDFSLELSKRSTYDDVVEKVAHHLGLDDPSKLRLTQHNPYSQQPKPQYIKYRGLDHLSDMLHHMNQMSDILYYEILDIPLPELQGLKILRVAFHHATSSEVQFHVARLPKGNTFSDLSEDLKSKVELSRSDAELRLFQVFNNKIMKVYQPAEKIDSINDLNGPLHVEEIPEEEKNAGPRDRLVHVIHFFKDNQLLPSLQHMQYYGDPFFFLIHDGEALSDIKVRIQKKFQVPDEQFLKWKFAYIGYNRQEYLEDTDIVLSRFQKNIYGAWEHSLGLEHSDMSTKRAYLASQNRHSFEKPVKIYN
- the LOC124667173 gene encoding ubiquitin C-terminal hydrolase 13-like isoform X1, whose protein sequence is MTMVTPLAPEQPPPQDPDEEMLVPQQEVFEGPQPMEESVSTVDQENLPDTSTSRFTWKIDSISKHNGGKLHSDVFVVGGYSWRVLVFPTGNNVNQLSMYLDVADAKSLPTGWSRNAQFSLAVINQLDSKHSSRKEATHTFNSRESDWGFTSFMPLMDLYDPSKGYIVNDQCIIEAEVAVRRMTDYWNYDSKKETGYVGLKNQGATCYMNSLLQTLYHIHFFRKAVYHMPTADTPPGSIPLALQSLFYKLQHGDSSISTKELTKSFGWNTYDSFMQHDVQELNRVLCEKLEDKMKGTIVDGTIQKLFEGHHMNYIECINVDYKSTRKESFYDLALDVKGCSDVYASFDKYVAVEMLEGDNKYQSEKHGLQDAKKGMLFTDFPPVLQLQLKRFEYDFTRDTMVKINDRYEFPLQLDLDRDNRKYLSPEADKSVRNLYTLHSVLVHSGGVNGGHYYAFIRPTLSNQWYKFDDERVTKEDMNRALEEQYGGEEELPHTNPGLNTNPLRFTKYSNAYMLVYVRESDKEKIICDLDETDISEHLKTRLRKENEDKENKKKEKAEAHMFTALKVARDLDLAEQIGRHVIFDLVDYEKIHSFRVSKDMTINQVKEELSKEFRIPAHSQRFWLWAKRQNHTFRPSRPLNQHEEANTVGHLKDTTTRLQDSELRLYLEIVQENHLTLPLKTKDDILLFFKLYDPDKEELRYVGSLFLKASSKPSDIVQKLNEIAGFQPDEDIELYEEIKFEPTVMCEPVDVDVSFKLSQISDGDIICYQKRCSPDSMDQHRHPNVPSFFEYIQNRQVVHFRLLDKPKEDDFSLELSKRSTYDDVVEKVAHHLGLDDPSKLRLTQHNPYSQQPKPQYIKYRGLDHLSDMLHHMNQMSDILYYEILDIPLPELQGLKILRVAFHHATSSEVQFHVARLPKGNTFSDLSEDLKSKVELSRSDAELRLFQVFNNKIMKVYQPAEKIDSINDLNGPLHVEEIPEEEKNAGPRDRLVHVIHFFKDNQLLPSLQHMQYYGDPFFFLIHDGEALSDIKVRIQKKFQVPDEQFLKWKFAYIGYNRQEYLEDTDIVLSRFQKNIYGAWEHSLGLEHSDMSTKRAYLASQNRHSFEKPVKIYN
- the LOC124667173 gene encoding ubiquitin C-terminal hydrolase 13-like isoform X3; amino-acid sequence: MTMVTPLAPEQPPPQDPDEEMLVPQQEVFEGPQPMEESVSTVDQENLPDTSTSRFTWKIDSISKHNGGKLHSDVFVVGGYSWRVLVFPTGNNVNQLSMYLDVADAKSLPTGWSRNAQFSLAVINQLDSKHSSRKEATHTFNSRESDWGFTSFMPLMDLYDPSKGYIVNDQCIIEAEVAVRRMTDYWNYDSKKETGYVGLKNQGATCYMNSLLQTLYHIHFFRKAVYHMPTADTPPGSIPLALQSLFYKLQHGDSSISTKELTKSFGWNTYDSFMQHDVQELNRVLCEKLEDKMKGTIVDGTIQKLFEGHHMNYIECINVDYKSTRKESFYDLALDVKGCSDVYASFDKYVAVEMLEGDNKYQSEKHGLQDAKKGMLFTDFPPVLQLQLKRFEYDFTRDTMVKINDRYEFPLQLDLDRDNRKYLSPEADKSVRNLYTLHSVLVHSGGVNGGHYYAFIRPTLSNQWYKFDDERVTKEDMNRALEEQYGGEEELPHTNPGLNTNPLRFTKYSNAYMLVYVRESDKEKIICDLDETDISEHLKTRLRKENEDKENKKKEKAEAHMFTALKVARDLDLAEQIGRHVIFDLVDYEKIHSFRVSKDMTINQVKEELSKEFRIPAHSQRFWLWAKRQNHTFRPSRPLNQHEEANTVGHLKDTTTRLQDSELRLYLEIVQENHLTLPLKTKDDILLFFKLYDPDKEELRYVGSLFLKASSKPSDIVQKLNEIAGFQPDEDIELYEEIKFEPTVMCEPVDVDVSFKLSQISDGDIICYQKRCSPDSMDQHRHPNVPSFFEYIQNRQVVHFRLLDKPKEDDFSLELSKRSTYDDVVEKVAHHLGLDDPSKLRLTQHNPYSQQPKPQYIKYRGLDHLSDMLHHMNQMSDILYYEILDIPLPELQGLKILRVAFHHATSSEVQFHVARLPKGNTFSDLSEDLKSKVELSRSDAELRLFQVFNNKIMKVYQPAEKIDSINDLNGPLHVEEIPEEEKNAGPRDRLVHVIHFFKDNQHMQYYGDPFFFLIHDGEALSDIKVRIQKKFQVPDEQFLKWKFAYIGYNRQEYLEDTDIVLSRFQKNIYGAWEHSLGLEHSDMSTKRAYLASQNRHSFEKPVKIYN